Proteins encoded by one window of Salvia splendens isolate huo1 chromosome 14, SspV2, whole genome shotgun sequence:
- the LOC121763935 gene encoding auxin-responsive protein SAUR68-like, whose amino-acid sequence MIIAKNLSKMIHQWHKLSATRRRRVLQPRNSDICCVAPSSYMDKGHFAVYTADQRRFVVPLAYLNDPVFRHLLEMSEEEYGLPCNGPIVLPCDSFFMDYAICLIRKGRAGDLLESLARSRCSSSCLRQSQLYHHMLIH is encoded by the coding sequence ATGATTATTGCCAAGAACCTCTCCAAGATGATCCACCAGTGGCACAAGCTCTCTGCCACACGCCGCAGGAGGGTCTTGCAGCCAAGAAACAGCGACATCTGCTGTGTTGCGCCATCCTCATACATGGACAAGGGCCACTTTGCAGTCTACACTGCTGACCAGAGGCGCTTTGTGGTGCCGTTGGCCTATCTCAACGACCCTGTGTTCCGACATCTGCTTGAGATGTCTGAAGAGGAGTACGGCCTGCCCTGTAACGGCCCTATTGTGTTACCTTGCGATTCGTTCTTCATGGACTATGCCATCTGCCTCATCCGCAAAGGCCGCGCTGGAGATTTGCTTGAGTCCCTTGCCAGAAGCCGCTGCTCGTCATCGTGTTTGCGTCAATCCCAGCTTTACCACCACATGCTCATTCATTGA
- the LOC121764352 gene encoding uncharacterized protein LOC121764352 — translation MIHKTLTRITSLKHKPSVLALADREAEAIAVISMLKETEAATLDLIESLLCSVSGSRSSSSGWSLVSRLIGSRRCSGQDDDDHKHRLEFSEVDAALEKLVRLDGAMQVDELGLQLREMEESLGVVEDKVEGLFKRLVRTRVSLLNMHSN, via the coding sequence ATGATCCACAAGACGCTCACACGCATCACCTCCCTGAAGCATAAACCCTCCGTTTTAGCCCTGGCGGATAGAGAAGCGGAAGCCATCGCTGTGATAAGCATGTTGAAGGAGACTGAGGCGGCCACTCTAGACCTCATTGAGTCGTTGCTTTGCAGCGTCTCGGGCTCCAGGAGCTCTTCGAGCGGATGGTCTCTCGTGTCGAGGCTCATCGGGTCGAGAAGATGCTCGGGACAAGACGATGATGATCACAAGCATAGGCTGGAGTTTAGTGAGGTGGATGCTGCCTTGGAGAAGCTTGTGAGATTGGATGGGGCGATGCAGGTTGATGAGCTTGGGCTGCAGTTGAGAGAGATGGAGGAGAGCCTTGGTGTTGTGGAAGACAAAGTCGAGGGTTTGTTTAAGCGTTTGGTCAGAACCAGAGTTTCACTGCTTAACATGCACAGCAATTAG
- the LOC121766145 gene encoding protein ALTERED PHOSPHATE STARVATION RESPONSE 1-like, giving the protein MGCATSKLDDSPAVALCRDRCASLDEAVRQRFAFAEAHAAYLQSLDAVGISLNRFFNHDLLLLPPSRPSSPLLNLPPRRKGSDSGDHLRFHSDSDDDKSEPLHHLDTTLPDYENLSFSLGGGGYMNVNYMKNQTTPSVAHTQIPMSAETVHIGYANDSNHDFNGYSNHGGGGGGFYGDSSSNSKAPPRSSTWDFLNPFDTVEKFYPTYSLSHDSRSVREEEGIPDLEEDDDDDDDVMKAVHGDQNSGRSSLSKAPQERKDSNSKKSVDKSEVIGEKTSKNGNELKPRGGFKDDMEVLKEIHLQFERASECGKDLSNFLEVGKLPYKQKHVSSKILHLTAVSFQPWTSDDGDPVLLDVVEDVELKSKSLSSVLHKLHLWEKKLYEEVKVEEKMRVDHGRKSKKMKHMDVRGSESHKVEAARTLVRSLSTKIKVAIQVVDKISMRINRLRDEELWPQLHDFVQGLTRMWKSMLECHNNQCQAIGEAKRVDTITSQQHFTDAQFEATRQLQHDLVNWTLWFSRWIGALKGYVRALNNWLMKCLLYIPEETPDGIVPFSPGRMGAPAVFVVCNQWSQSLDRISEKEVVDSMREFVSNVLQVWDRDKAEMRQKMVADKDERKLKSLEKEEQKIHKEIQSLERKMALIPTDTRVVYQSETTKGGSVQASLRHVLEAMGKYTGNSLKVYEELLQRVEEHKQAAS; this is encoded by the exons ATGGGCTGCGCCACCTCCAAGCTCGACGATTCCCCGGCGGTGGCCTTGTGCCGCGACCGCTGCGCCTCCCTCGACGAGGCCGTGCGCCAGCGCTTCGCCTTCGCCGAGGCCCACGCCGCCTATCTCCAGTCACTCGACGCCGTCGGCATCTCTCTCAACCGCTTCTTCAACCATgatctcctcctcctcccccctTCCCGACCCTCTTCGCCGCTCCTCAACCTCCCCCCTCGGAGAAAGGGATCCGATTCCGGCGACCATCTCCGCTTCCACTCCGACTCCGACGATGATAAATCCGAGCCTCTGCACCATCTTGACACCACGCTGCCGGATTATGAAAATCTCAGTTTCAGCCTCGGCGGCGGGGGGTATATGAATGTGAATTATATGAAAAATCAAACGACGCCGTCGGTGGCGCATACGCAGATTCCGATGAGCGCGGAAACTGTGCATATTGGTTATGCTAATGACAGCAATCATGATTTCAACGGCTACTCGAATcatggcggcggcggaggtggatTTTATGGTGATTCTTCCTCGAATTCGAAAGCGCCGCCGAGAAGTTCGACGTGGGATTTTCTGAACCCTTTCGACACCGTGGAGAAGTTCTATCCCACTTACAGCTTGAGCCACGATTCCAGATCAGTGAGGGAGGAAGAGGGAATACCGGATTTGGAAGAGGATGATGACGATGACGATGATGTGATGAAGGCGGTTCACGGAGATCAGAATAGCGGAAGAAGCAGTTTATCCAAGGCGCCGCAAGAGCGAAAGGATTCCAATTCAAAGAAAAGCGTCGACAAGAGTGAAGTTATTGGTGAGAAGACCTCCAAAAATGGTAATGAATTGAAGCCTCGTGGCGGGTTCAAGGATGATATGGAAGTCTTGAAAGAGATTCATCTTCAATTTGAGCGTGCTTCCGAGTGTGGAAAGGATCTCTCTAACTTTCTTGAGGTGGGGAAACTCCCTTACAAACAGAAACATG TTTCTTCAAAGATACTGCATTTAACTGCAGTCTCTTTCCAGCCTTGGACGTCTGATGATGGCGATCCTGTTTTGTTAGACGTAGTCGAAGATGTGGAACTCAAGTCTAAAAGCCTTTCTTCCGTTTTGCATAAACTTCATCTGTGGGAGAAGAAACTGTACGAAGAAGTGAAG GTTGAGGAGAAAATGAGAGTTGACCATGGACGGAAGTCCAAAAAGATGAAGCATATGGATGTAAGAGGCTCTGAGTCACACAAAGTGGAGGCAGCCAGAACTTTGGTTAGGAGTCTTTCGACGAAAATCAAAGTTGCAATTCAGGTGGTTGATAAGATCTCAATGAGGATAAATAGGTTGAGAGATGAGGAGTTGTGGCCACAGCTACATGACTTCGTTCAAGG GTTAACTAGAATGTGGAAGTCCATGCTCGAATGCCACAACAATCAGTGTCAAGCGATTGGAGAAGCCAAACGTGTAGACACCATCACGTCCCAACAGCACTTCACGGATGCTCAATTTGAAGCCACACGCCAGCTTCAGCACGATCTTGTCAACTGGACTCTATGGTTCTCTCGTTGGATTGGTGCACTAAAGGGTTATGTCAGAGCGCTGAATAACTGGCTCATGAAATGTCTGCTCTACATACCTGAAGAGACCCCAGATGGAATAGTGCCATTCTCTCCCGGGAGGATGGGTGCCCCTGCAGTGTTTGTTGTGTGTAACCAGTGGTCGCAGTCACTGGACAGAATTTCCGAGAAGGAAGTGGTGGATTCTATGCGAGAGTTTGTATCAAACGTGCTGCAGGTGTGGGACAGGGATAAGGCGGAGATGCGCCAAAAGATGGTAGCGGATAAAGATGAGAGGAAACTCAAGAGCCTCGAGAAGGAAGAGCAGAAGATACACAAGGAGATTCagtcattagagagaaagatgGCGCTGATCCCCACTGACACGCGCGTTGTCTATCAGAGTGAGACAACTAAAGGAGGGAGTGTGCAGGCAAGTCTACGACACGTTCTTGAGGCCATGGGGAAGTACACTGGTAACTCTTTGAAAGTATACGAGGAGCTCTTGCAACGTGTCGAGGAACACAAACAAGCTGCTTCATAG
- the LOC121764354 gene encoding zinc finger MYM-type protein 1-like has protein sequence MKSHDSSSPSAPNDNVTPSNVSESQAPSNASVSPTPPSVTVTPLNASVSPSPPNVTVTPSNANVSSTRSVPLEEKELIYDVEKLKHDPAKRDSIMKYPPNERDAFRRAYILKKPYNATEVTIREYDIRLKASISCLRYLLRQGLGFRGHRENSESLNRGNFLELLKWLRTHNEVVSKVPLENAPRNCQLISPTIQKDIINCCAKETTKQIVDKLGVDYFAILAEESSDVSQKEQLSLCLRYVQRKTGLVVERFIGLAHVGDTTALSLRSAIISLLMEHSLSPSKIRGQGYDGTSNMKGEIHGLKTLIMEDTPSAYYVHCFAHQLQLTLVAIVKKNDECAWLFDTGAMLLNVVGVSCKRRELIREIQAQKLAQALEVDELEIGFGLNQELGLKRPGDTRWSSHYKTLLNVMDLFSTIFKVLMIIGKDGSKSEDKCKAQGIFYSME, from the exons ATGAAATCTCATGATAGTTCAAGTCCTTCGGCTCCAAATGATAATGTCACTCCTTCAAATGTTAGTGAGTCTCAAGCTCCTTCAAATGCTAGCGTCTCTCCGACTCCTCCCAGTGTTACTGTGACTCCTTTAAATGCTAGTGTGTCTCCGTCTCCTCCAAATGTTACTGTGACTCCTTCAAATGCTAATGTATCTTCTACTCGAAGTGTCCCATTAGAGGAAAAAGAATTGATTTATGATGTTGAAAAACTTAAACATGATCCTGCAAAAAGAGACAGTATAATGAAATATCCTCCAAATGAGCGAGATGCATTCAGGAGAGCATATATTCTTAAAAAGCCTT ataaTGCCACCGAGGTGACTATAAGAGAGTATGACATTCGTTTGAAGGCTTCAATTTCATGTTTGCGTTATCTACTGCGGCAAGGTTTGGGCTTTCGTGGACATAGAGAAAATAGTGAATCCCTTAACAGAGGAAATTTCCTTGAACTTCTGAAATGGTTAAGGACACACAATGAAGTTGTTTCAAAGGTGCCTTTGGAAAATGCTCCCAGAAATTGTCAATTGATATCTCCAACTATTCAAAAGGATATTATCAATTGTTGTGCTAAAGAAACAACTAAGCAAATTGTGGATAAACTAGGTGTTGACTATTTTGCTATATTAGCCGAAGAATCAAGTGATGTGTCCCAAAAGGAACAATTATCTCTTTGCCTACGCTATGTTCAAAGAAAAACGGGACTAGTAGTGGAACGATTCATTGGTCTTGCTCATGTTGGTGATACCACAGCTTTGTCTCTTAGAAGTGCAATTATATCATTGCTTATGGAACATTCATTGAGTCCATCTAAGATTCGAGGACAAGGATATGATGGGACTAGTAACATGAAGGGTGAGATACACGGACTGAAGACTTTGATTATGGAAGATACTCCAAGTGCTTACTACGTCCACTGCTTCGCCCACCAACTTCAACTGACTCTAGTAGCCATTGTCAAAAAGAATGATGAATGTGCTTGGCTTTTTGATACGGGTGCAATGTTGTTGAATGTTGTTGGAGTTTCTTGCAAGAGAAGGGAATTGATTCGCGAAATTCAAGCACAAAAACTTGCTCAAGCGTTGGAAGTTGACGAACTTGAAATAGGGTTTGGGTTAAATCAAGAACTTGGTTTGAAGAGGCCCGGAGACACTCGTTGGAGTTCTCACTACAAAACTCTTTTGAATGTCATGGACCTATTTTCTACAATTTTTAAGGTTCTTATGATTATTGGGAAGGATGGCTCTAAATCGGAGGATAAGTGCAAAGCTCAGGGCATTTTTTACTCAATGGAGTAA
- the LOC121764351 gene encoding uncharacterized protein LOC121764351 — MALQHTRSCSFPCGVQEAAIVKVDESLLSESAPSSLSSVADRIKGLQNLYESIDDLLLLPHIQRSIAHECPEKYVDEMMEGYIMLLDACAAAKDVVSVAKRDAQELLSGVRRRTHAEAASAYLSSRRKLRKMVQKASFLRKKQNLGKGYEMRPVEKLLMDAKSAILGMISSLFFYMMGTKAHSCGSLVAKIMESRRVEETEFTKVDAALMSFMHNGDDGVKFDDVLKSMECSIQMVEDGLECLFRRLIKTRVVLLNILSH, encoded by the coding sequence ATGGCCCTTCAACATACACGTTCTTGTAGCTTTCCTTGTGGAGTACAAGAAGCTGCCATAGTCAAAGTTGATGAGAGTTTGCTCTCTGAGTCGGCCCCTTCATCGTTGTCCTCTGTGGCCGACAGAATAAAGGGTCTCCAAAATTTGTACGAGAGCATCGATGATTTGCTTCTGCTGCCTCACATCCAAAGAAGCATTGCACATGAATGTCCAGAGAAATATGTGGATGAAATGATGGAGGGGTATATCATGTTGCTGGATGCTTGCGCAGCTGCTAAAGATGTCGTCTCAGTCGCAAAGAGAGACGCGCAAGAGCTTCTCTCTGGTGTGAGGAGAAGAACGCACGCGGAGGCCGCCTCTGCCTATCTCTCATCAAGGAGGAAGTTGAGAAAGATGGTTCAAAAAGCCTCATTTTTGAGGAAGAAACAAAATTTGGGAAAGGGATACGAGATGAGGCCAGTGGAGAAGTTGCTGATGGATGCTAAATCAGCAATTTTAGGCATGATCAGCTCTCTCTTCTTCTACATGATGGGGACAAAGGCACACAGCTGTGGGTCTTTGGTGGCCAAGATCATGGAGTCGAGGAGAGTCGAAGAAACGGAATTTACTAAGGTGGATGCTGCCCTAATGTCATTCATGCACAATGGAGATGATGGTGTCAAATTTGATGATGTTTTGAAAAGCATGGAATGCAGCATTCAGATGGTGGAAGATGGGCTAGAATGCTTGTTCAGAAGATTGATCAAAACTAGAGTTGTCCTCCTAAACATTCTTAGTCACTAA
- the LOC121763933 gene encoding phosphoprotein ECPP44-like translates to MAHQTKIPQAPTGVPLVETQDHGCFDFLTNKGEKKTKDVVMTDPKEEKHTLMDELRRTHSQSSCSSDEEGGERKKKKGLKEEIKDILSGKKEGEDNVPIQEGNAAVEQPEEKKGFLEKVIEKLPGQHKNGDVETPPATEHELGCENNQKKGIIDKIKEKLPGHHKKNENEVKN, encoded by the exons atgGCGCACCAGACGAAGATCCCACAAGCCCCCACTGGAGTTCCTCTGGTGGAGACCCAAGACCATGGTTGTTTCGATTTTCTGACAAACAAGGGAGAGAAGAAGACTAAAGATGTTGTAATGACAGATCCCAAAGAGGAGAAGCACACGCTCATGGATGAGCTTCGACGCACTCACAGCCAATCCAGCTGC TCTAGTGATGAAGAAGGcggagagaggaagaagaagaaggggttGAAAGAGGAGATCAAGGATATACTATCTGGCAAGAAAGAGGGAGAAGACAACGTCCCCATCCAAGAAGGAAATGCTGCTGTGGAGCAACCCGAAGAGAAGAAGGGATTCCTGGAGAAGGTGATAGAGAAACTCCCTGGGCAGCACAAGAATGGCGACGTAGAAACTCCTCCTGCAACAGAGCATGAGCTGGGATGTGAGAATAACCAGAAGAAGGGCATAATAGACAAGATCAAGGAGAAGTTACCTGGACACCATAAgaagaatgaaaatgaggtcAAGAACTGA
- the LOC121763747 gene encoding uncharacterized protein LOC121763747, whose protein sequence is MALSPLRSKFLHHNRSLSLPSKSSSSSHLDVNVSGFEASCSSLSSMESSIKGLKNLYTSIDDLLLLPHIQQIISRCEWIHQVLDGYVRLLDASSTARDLISSTKQHVQELLSALRRKDADGIRCYLSSTKKSKKIIQKSLKSFRSKSIVAPLEKGSEAWELVQKLSDAESITVATLESLLAYLIGGRMQSGWSLVAKLMHSKKESNFHGANEFEKMEALLQICLEGVQVEEVMTLSKEVDSSIQNVEQELECLFRQLIRTRVLLLNFLNH, encoded by the coding sequence atggCACTCTCACCTTTGAGATCAAAGTTCCTCCACCACAACCGCTCTCTCAGCTTGCCTTCcaaatcatcatcatcctctCATCTTGATGTCAACGTCTCCGGCTTCGAGGCCTCCTGTTCCTCATTGTCATCAATGGAGAGCAGCATCAAAGGCCTCAAAAACTTGTACACCTCCATCGACGATTTGCTTCTGCTTCCTCACATCCAACAGATCATCTCCCGCTGCGAATGGATTCACCAAGTGTTGGATGGCTACGTCAGGCTCTTGGATGCCTCCTCCACAGCCAGAGATCTCATCTCCAGCACAAAGCAGCACGTGCAAGAGCTGCTCTCTGCGCTGCGGAGGAAGGATGCCGATGGCATCCGCTGCTATCTCAGCTCCACAAAGAAGTCAAAGAAGATCATCCAGAAATCTTTGAAGAGTTTCAGGAGCAAGTCCATTGTTGCACCCTTGGAGAAGGGCAGCGAGGCGTGGGAGCTCGTGCAGAAGCTGAGCGATGCAGAGTCGATCACCGTTGCCACTCTTGAATCTCTGCTGGCCTACTTGATTGGGGGTAGGATGCAGAGTGGGTGGTCCTTGGTGGCCAAGCTGATGCACTCCAAGAAAGAGAGCAATTTCCATGGTGCTAATGAATTTGAGAAGATGGAAGCCCTCTTGCAAATCTGCTTAGAAGGTGTGCAAGTTGAGGAGGTCATGACTCTATCTAAAGAGGTGGATTCCAGCATTCAGAATGTTGAGCAAGAGCTGGAGTGCTTGTTTAGACAGTTGATTAGAACCAGAGTGTTACTTCTAAACTTTCTCAACCACTAG